From one Rhodoferax sp. PAMC 29310 genomic stretch:
- the pheS gene encoding phenylalanine--tRNA ligase subunit alpha produces MNELNTVVDSAKVAFSQAVTPADLENAKALFLGKTGRITELMKGMAALPVDEKKSRGAAINIAKQAIEAALTQRRQALAEAELQAQLQAEALDVSLPGRQRGSGGLHPVSLTLERIEAIFGSMGFDVAQGPEIESDWFNFTALNTPEDHPARSMHDTFYVEGGSAAAPNLLRTHTSPMQIRHAVQHVKHYRSLAGETGGSDELFSGAMPEIRVIAPGRTYRVDSDATHSPMFHQCEGLWVGENVSFKDLKFVFTDFCRTFFESDDLVLRFRPSFFPFTEPSAEIDIQFPSGPLAGRWLEVAGSGQVHPNVIRNMGLDPERYIGFAFGMGPDRLTMLRYGVNDLRLFFDGDVRFLSQFQ; encoded by the coding sequence ATGAACGAGTTGAACACCGTTGTTGACAGCGCCAAGGTCGCCTTTTCCCAGGCCGTGACACCGGCCGATTTGGAAAATGCAAAGGCCTTGTTTCTTGGCAAGACCGGCCGTATCACTGAGCTAATGAAGGGGATGGCAGCCCTGCCGGTTGACGAGAAAAAATCGCGCGGAGCTGCCATCAACATCGCCAAGCAGGCTATCGAAGCTGCTTTGACTCAGCGGCGCCAAGCTCTGGCAGAGGCGGAGTTGCAAGCGCAGCTTCAGGCTGAGGCATTGGATGTTTCTCTGCCTGGCCGTCAACGTGGGTCGGGTGGCCTCCATCCCGTTTCGCTTACTTTGGAGCGCATTGAGGCGATCTTTGGTTCAATGGGATTCGATGTCGCTCAAGGGCCAGAGATTGAGTCTGACTGGTTCAACTTCACTGCGTTAAATACGCCTGAGGACCACCCCGCTCGATCCATGCACGATACGTTTTACGTTGAAGGCGGATCAGCTGCCGCCCCAAATCTGCTGCGCACGCACACCAGTCCAATGCAGATTCGTCACGCTGTTCAGCACGTCAAACATTACCGCTCACTCGCTGGTGAGACGGGCGGTTCAGACGAATTGTTTTCTGGCGCTATGCCAGAGATTCGGGTTATCGCACCTGGTCGCACCTACCGAGTCGACAGCGACGCCACGCATTCCCCCATGTTTCACCAGTGTGAGGGTCTATGGGTTGGCGAAAATGTCAGCTTCAAAGACTTGAAGTTTGTGTTCACGGATTTTTGCCGAACCTTCTTTGAGTCAGATGACTTGGTTTTGCGTTTTCGCCCCAGTTTCTTCCCCTTTACTGAGCCGAGCGCGGAGATCGATATTCAGTTTCCTAGCGGTCCATTGGCCGGTCGGTGGTTGGAGGTTGCTGGCTCAGGGCAAGTACACCCTAATGTCATTCGGAACATGGGCTTGGATCCTGAGCGATATATTGGCTTTGCGTTTGGAATGGGGCCAGATCGATTGACCATGTTGCGCTACGGAGTGAATGACCTGCGCTTATTTTTCGACGGCGACGTTCGATTTTTGTCGCAATTTCAGTAA
- the rplT gene encoding 50S ribosomal protein L20 has protein sequence MPRVKRGVTARARHKKVLALAKGFRGRRGNVFRVAKQAVMKAGQYAYRDRRTKKRVFRQLWIARINAAARQCGMTYSQFANGLKKANIEIDRKVLSDIAIHDMPAFAGIVEQVKAKLAA, from the coding sequence ATGCCTCGCGTCAAACGTGGTGTAACGGCTCGCGCCCGCCATAAAAAAGTTCTAGCCCTTGCAAAAGGTTTTCGCGGTCGCCGCGGTAATGTCTTCCGTGTCGCTAAACAAGCGGTAATGAAGGCTGGGCAATACGCCTACCGTGACCGTCGTACGAAAAAACGAGTCTTCCGTCAGTTGTGGATTGCCCGTATTAATGCCGCTGCTCGTCAGTGTGGCATGACATACAGCCAGTTCGCCAATGGACTGAAGAAAGCGAATATCGAAATTGACCGCAAGGTTCTTTCCGATATCGCTATTCATGATATGCCAGCTTTCGCTGGCATCGTGGAGCAAGTCAAGGCAAAGCTGGCTGCTTGA
- the rpmI gene encoding 50S ribosomal protein L35: MPKMKTKSAAKKRFRVRPGGTVKRGQAFKRHILTKKTTKNKRQLRGSTSVHESDMGRMSQMLPGRGI; encoded by the coding sequence ATGCCCAAAATGAAGACTAAGAGCGCGGCGAAAAAACGCTTCCGCGTCCGTCCAGGTGGCACCGTCAAACGCGGTCAAGCCTTCAAACGTCACATTCTGACCAAGAAGACCACTAAAAATAAACGCCAATTGCGTGGTTCAACATCTGTTCATGAGTCCGATATGGGCCGCATGTCACAGATGCTGCCAGGCCGTGGTATTTAA
- the infC gene encoding translation initiation factor IF-3, with amino-acid sequence MAPEVRLSGVENEPLGVVSLMDALRMAGELDVDLVEIAATANPPVCRLMDYGKFKYQEQKKAAEAKAKQTVIEIKEVKFRPGTDDGDYNIKMRNIKRFLADGDKCKITLRYRGREITHQEIGMALLNRIRNDLADLIVVEQFPKLEGRQMIMMIAPGRKKPAGKAGAETGSTVNS; translated from the coding sequence ATGGCTCCAGAAGTTCGACTTTCTGGGGTTGAGAATGAGCCGTTGGGTGTCGTCAGCCTGATGGATGCCTTGCGCATGGCAGGTGAGTTGGATGTTGACCTTGTGGAAATTGCCGCGACGGCAAATCCCCCTGTCTGTCGTTTGATGGATTACGGCAAGTTCAAGTACCAAGAGCAGAAAAAAGCGGCTGAGGCCAAAGCCAAGCAGACGGTTATCGAAATCAAGGAGGTTAAATTCCGCCCTGGTACTGATGATGGCGACTACAACATCAAAATGCGCAATATCAAGCGCTTTTTGGCTGACGGCGACAAGTGCAAGATTACATTGCGCTACCGCGGTCGGGAAATTACACACCAAGAGATTGGTATGGCTCTTTTGAATCGAATTCGCAACGATTTGGCTGATTTGATCGTTGTTGAACAATTTCCTAAGCTTGAAGGGCGCCAGATGATCATGATGATCGCGCCAGGGCGCAAGAAGCCAGCTGGGAAAGCGGGAGCTGAGACCGGTTCTACTGTCAATTCATAA
- the thrS gene encoding threonine--tRNA ligase: MIQITLPDGSKRDYPGPVTVAEVASSIGAGLAKAALAGKVNGLVVDTSHLIEKDSPLSIITAKDADGLDVIRHSTAHLLAYAVKSLFPEAQVTIGPVIEHGFFYDFSYKRPFTPDDLAAIEKKMVELAGKDELVTRRVLPRDDAVAHFKGLGEHYKAEIIASIPANEDVSLYREGDFEDLCRGPHVPSTGKLKFFKLMKLAGAYWRGDHRNEMLQRIYGTAWATKDDLQQHLRMLEEAEKRDHRKLGRELDLFHIDDHAPGLVFWHPKGWTLWQGVEQYLRQVYRDNGYQEVKGPQIIDKGLWEKTGHWDKYRENMFVTESEKREYALKPMNCPGHILIYKQGIKSYRDLPLRYGEFGNCHRNEPSGGLHGIMRVRGFTQDDGHIFCTEDQILDECIAFTALLKKVYKDFGFTKIIYKVATRPEKRIGSDEYWDRTEEILKESLRRSGCEFQVSEGEGAFYAPKLEYALKDALGREWQCGTIQIDPNLPERLEAEYVGEDGARHRPVMLHRAIVGSLERFIGILIEESAGALPAWLAPVQVAVLNITDAQAEYCGEIVEKLKKSLPNQDLRVIADLRNEKITYKIREHSMQKLPYILVIGDKEKAAGTLAVRARGGQDLGVMSIDSFIELIGRDIAQKTVSESA; this comes from the coding sequence ATGATTCAAATTACTCTCCCTGATGGCTCGAAGCGCGACTACCCTGGCCCAGTCACCGTGGCGGAGGTTGCCTCTTCCATTGGTGCGGGTTTGGCCAAGGCTGCGTTGGCGGGAAAAGTAAATGGCTTGGTCGTGGATACCAGTCATCTGATCGAAAAAGACAGCCCGTTGTCGATCATTACGGCAAAAGACGCCGATGGCCTGGATGTCATTCGCCATTCGACAGCACACTTGTTGGCGTATGCTGTCAAGTCGCTGTTTCCTGAGGCTCAGGTCACGATTGGCCCGGTCATTGAGCACGGTTTCTTCTACGACTTTTCCTACAAGCGCCCGTTCACACCTGACGATCTGGCTGCTATTGAAAAGAAGATGGTGGAGCTGGCAGGGAAAGACGAGTTGGTAACACGCCGCGTGTTGCCGCGCGATGACGCTGTTGCCCATTTCAAGGGGCTGGGCGAGCACTACAAGGCCGAAATCATTGCCAGTATCCCTGCCAATGAAGATGTGTCTTTGTACCGGGAAGGCGACTTTGAGGATCTATGCCGTGGGCCGCACGTGCCTAGTACGGGAAAGCTCAAATTTTTCAAGTTAATGAAGCTTGCGGGAGCTTACTGGCGTGGCGATCACCGCAATGAGATGCTCCAGCGGATTTACGGCACCGCATGGGCAACAAAAGATGATTTGCAGCAGCATTTGAGGATGCTCGAAGAGGCTGAGAAGCGTGACCACCGCAAGCTGGGGCGTGAACTCGATTTGTTTCATATTGATGACCACGCCCCAGGCCTGGTTTTCTGGCACCCCAAGGGTTGGACTTTGTGGCAGGGTGTTGAGCAGTACCTGAGACAGGTCTACCGAGACAATGGGTATCAAGAAGTCAAAGGCCCACAGATCATTGACAAAGGTTTGTGGGAGAAGACGGGGCATTGGGACAAATACCGTGAAAACATGTTTGTCACGGAGTCCGAGAAGCGCGAATACGCGCTGAAACCAATGAATTGCCCCGGACATATATTGATCTACAAGCAGGGCATCAAGAGCTACCGGGATTTGCCACTGCGTTATGGTGAGTTTGGAAATTGCCACCGCAACGAGCCCTCGGGTGGCTTGCACGGCATCATGCGCGTGCGTGGCTTTACCCAAGACGACGGGCATATTTTTTGCACAGAAGATCAAATTCTGGATGAATGCATTGCCTTCACCGCACTTTTGAAAAAAGTGTACAAAGACTTTGGATTCACCAAAATTATCTACAAAGTGGCTACGCGTCCGGAAAAGCGGATTGGATCCGATGAGTATTGGGACCGGACGGAAGAAATCTTAAAAGAGAGCCTGCGTAGATCCGGCTGCGAATTTCAAGTTTCTGAGGGGGAGGGTGCGTTTTATGCGCCCAAGCTCGAATATGCGTTGAAGGACGCATTGGGACGGGAGTGGCAATGTGGCACGATTCAAATTGACCCCAACTTGCCGGAGCGGTTAGAGGCGGAATACGTCGGCGAGGACGGTGCCCGTCATCGCCCGGTCATGCTTCACCGCGCCATTGTGGGAAGCCTTGAGCGTTTCATTGGAATTTTGATTGAGGAGAGCGCTGGCGCGTTGCCCGCTTGGTTGGCGCCAGTTCAGGTTGCTGTACTTAACATCACCGATGCGCAAGCAGAATATTGTGGGGAAATTGTCGAAAAACTCAAAAAGTCATTGCCAAATCAAGACTTGCGAGTGATAGCCGATTTACGTAATGAAAAGATTACGTATAAAATACGGGAGCATTCAATGCAGAAGCTTCCCTATATCCTTGTTATTGGTGACAAGGAGAAGGCAGCAGGAACCCTTGCTGTGCGCGCCCGAGGAGGTCAAGACCTCGGTGTGATGTCTATTGATTCTTTCATTGAACTGATTGGACGGGACATTGCTCAAAAAACTGTCAGCGAATCTGCCTAA
- the aceA gene encoding isocitrate lyase gives MPQTITEQLSREQQIAALEKDWATNPRWKGIKRGYTAADVVRLRGSFPIEHTLARRGAEKLWNLVNTEPYVNCLGALTGGQAMQQVKAGVKAIYLSGWQVAADNNSYASMYPDQSLYPVDSVPTVVERINNTFQRADEIQHSKGIDAGDKGYIDNFAPIVADAEAGFGGVLNAFELMKAMIKAGAAGVHWEDQLASAKKCGHMGGKVLVPTTEACQKLIAARMAADVCGVPTLVIARTDAEAADLLTSDYDENDKPFLTGERTVEGFYKTKKGMDQAISRAVAYAEYADLVWCETGTPDLEFARKFAEAVHAKHPGKLLAYNCSPSFNWKKNLDDATIAKFQRELGAMGYKYQFITLAGIHSMWYNMFDLAQDYVKRGMSAYVEKVQEPEFAARDRGYTFVSHQQEVGTGYFDEVTTVIQGGKSSVTALTGSTEEEQFH, from the coding sequence ATGCCGCAAACCATCACTGAGCAATTGAGCCGCGAACAACAGATCGCAGCATTGGAAAAAGATTGGGCGACCAACCCCCGTTGGAAGGGAATCAAGCGCGGCTACACGGCTGCTGATGTGGTGCGTTTGCGCGGATCGTTCCCCATTGAGCACACCTTGGCTCGCCGCGGAGCCGAAAAGCTCTGGAACCTGGTCAACACTGAGCCCTACGTCAATTGCCTGGGTGCCCTGACTGGTGGGCAAGCCATGCAGCAAGTTAAAGCTGGCGTGAAAGCGATCTATTTGTCTGGTTGGCAGGTTGCTGCGGACAACAACAGCTACGCTTCCATGTACCCAGACCAGTCCCTGTATCCCGTGGACTCGGTGCCAACGGTCGTTGAGCGTATTAACAATACGTTTCAGCGCGCTGACGAGATCCAGCACTCCAAAGGTATCGATGCGGGTGACAAAGGTTACATCGACAACTTCGCCCCTATCGTGGCCGACGCTGAGGCTGGTTTCGGTGGCGTGTTGAATGCGTTTGAACTGATGAAAGCGATGATCAAGGCTGGCGCGGCTGGCGTGCATTGGGAAGATCAACTCGCCTCCGCCAAAAAATGTGGCCACATGGGCGGCAAAGTGTTGGTGCCAACCACCGAAGCTTGCCAAAAGCTGATCGCTGCCCGTATGGCTGCTGACGTTTGCGGCGTACCTACTCTGGTAATTGCCCGTACCGATGCCGAAGCAGCTGATCTGTTGACCAGCGACTACGATGAAAACGACAAACCATTCCTGACTGGTGAGCGAACCGTAGAAGGTTTTTACAAAACGAAAAAAGGCATGGATCAAGCGATCTCCCGTGCTGTCGCCTATGCTGAATACGCGGACTTGGTCTGGTGTGAAACCGGTACGCCTGATCTGGAATTTGCCCGTAAATTTGCCGAAGCAGTGCATGCAAAGCACCCAGGGAAGTTGCTGGCTTACAACTGCTCGCCTTCGTTCAACTGGAAGAAGAACCTCGACGACGCGACCATTGCCAAGTTCCAACGTGAACTCGGCGCGATGGGTTACAAGTATCAGTTCATCACCTTGGCTGGTATTCACTCCATGTGGTACAACATGTTCGACTTGGCGCAAGACTACGTCAAACGTGGAATGTCGGCCTATGTTGAGAAGGTCCAAGAGCCTGAGTTCGCCGCTCGTGACCGTGGCTACACCTTTGTCTCACATCAGCAAGAAGTCGGTACCGGCTACTTCGATGAAGTGACCACTGTGATTCAAGGTGGTAAGTCCAGCGTCACTGCTTTGACTGGCTCCACAGAAGAAGAGCAATTCCATTAA
- a CDS encoding aldehyde dehydrogenase, which yields MTELKFDGRAFINGERVAARDEKTFSCISPVDGRVLTDVARCGVADIDSAVASARAAFDDRRWRGKSPAERKRAMIKFADLLLAHGDELAMMETLDMGKPVKYSRSVDVNSAANCLRWYGEAIDKIYDEIAPTPSTGLALITREPVGVVGVIVPWNYPMIMAAWKIAPALSSGNSVVLKPSEKSPLTALRLAELALAAGIPAGVFNVVPGFGPEAGSPLASHMDVDCIAFTGSTPVGKKIHVMAGQSNLKRAWTELGGKSPNIVFADCPNLDRAVEAAVGSIFFNQGESCNAPSRLLVEESIRDEFMSRALALIPQYQPGNPLDKETVMGAIVDKVQLENVLRYIELGKKEGARLVAGGEQALRETGGCYVQPTIFDGVTGGMAIAREEIFGPVLSVMTFTDAAEAVQQANDTVYGLQAAVWTRDINKAHGVARALRAGTVHVNQYDEDDITVPFGGFKQSGVGRDKSLHAFDKYTETKTTWIRIDSPV from the coding sequence ATGACCGAATTGAAATTTGATGGACGGGCTTTTATCAATGGTGAGCGCGTTGCGGCACGGGATGAGAAAACGTTTTCATGCATTTCGCCAGTAGATGGACGGGTGCTAACCGATGTCGCGCGTTGCGGCGTTGCTGACATCGATAGTGCTGTTGCGTCAGCCCGCGCAGCCTTTGACGATCGGCGCTGGCGGGGAAAAAGTCCTGCCGAGCGAAAGCGGGCGATGATCAAGTTTGCCGATTTGTTGCTGGCGCATGGCGACGAACTGGCAATGATGGAAACACTCGACATGGGGAAACCTGTGAAGTATTCGCGGTCTGTGGACGTTAATAGCGCGGCCAATTGCCTTCGCTGGTACGGTGAAGCTATTGACAAAATCTACGACGAAATTGCTCCAACTCCCAGCACCGGTTTAGCCTTGATTACTCGTGAACCCGTCGGTGTTGTTGGTGTCATTGTTCCCTGGAACTACCCCATGATCATGGCGGCATGGAAGATCGCGCCCGCGTTGTCGTCGGGGAATTCTGTGGTCTTGAAGCCCAGTGAAAAGTCTCCCTTGACGGCCTTGAGATTAGCGGAGTTGGCGTTGGCAGCGGGTATTCCCGCTGGTGTGTTCAATGTGGTTCCAGGCTTTGGCCCGGAGGCCGGATCACCACTGGCGTCCCATATGGACGTTGACTGCATTGCGTTTACAGGGTCAACGCCTGTTGGCAAGAAAATTCACGTTATGGCGGGCCAAAGCAATCTGAAGCGGGCGTGGACTGAGTTGGGCGGTAAATCACCGAATATCGTGTTTGCCGATTGCCCAAACCTGGATCGCGCGGTTGAAGCTGCGGTGGGGAGTATTTTCTTTAACCAAGGCGAAAGTTGCAACGCCCCGTCTCGTTTACTGGTTGAGGAGTCGATCCGCGATGAGTTTATGTCGCGTGCGCTGGCCCTGATACCGCAATACCAACCTGGCAATCCGCTGGACAAGGAAACGGTTATGGGCGCGATTGTGGACAAGGTTCAACTTGAAAACGTGTTGCGCTACATAGAGCTTGGAAAGAAGGAGGGTGCCCGATTGGTGGCAGGTGGAGAGCAAGCCTTGAGAGAGACCGGGGGCTGTTATGTCCAACCCACCATCTTCGATGGAGTGACAGGTGGCATGGCGATCGCCCGTGAGGAGATCTTTGGGCCGGTTCTTTCCGTGATGACGTTCACTGATGCGGCGGAAGCTGTCCAGCAAGCCAACGATACCGTCTATGGCTTGCAGGCTGCTGTCTGGACGCGAGACATCAACAAGGCACACGGCGTGGCACGAGCCCTGCGTGCCGGTACGGTTCACGTGAACCAATATGACGAGGACGACATTACCGTTCCATTTGGTGGATTCAAACAAAGCGGTGTTGGACGCGACAAGTCATTGCACGCCTTTGATAAATATACGGAAACCAAAACCACTTGGATCCGGATTGATAGTCCTGTATGA
- a CDS encoding ABC transporter permease has translation MKSFFSRNVGKAWMALVYIFLYLPLLFMVVFSFNSTRQDARFTGFSLRWYDALTRDSRIVDGFWLSLQVATITGFLSAVLATFAAFVLVRYRRFLGRTIFSGMVNAPLVMPEVVIGLSLLLLMVGAQNLFGWPQRGMLTIIFGHTLLGMAYGMVVIQSRLLEMDRSIEEAAMDLGARPLQVFFLITVPSIFQAILAAFLLAFTLSFDDVVIAEFLSGPGVNTLPQVIFGYARRGINPTIYAAATLLIIAVTTVIVFYSVWVARQTRRREREIAAATRAELTALKH, from the coding sequence ATGAAGTCCTTTTTTTCAAGAAACGTTGGTAAGGCATGGATGGCCTTGGTGTACATTTTTTTGTACCTGCCGCTGCTGTTCATGGTGGTTTTCTCTTTCAATAGCACGCGGCAGGACGCTCGATTTACTGGGTTTTCTCTGCGGTGGTACGACGCTTTGACGAGGGACAGCCGAATTGTTGACGGGTTCTGGCTATCGCTTCAGGTGGCCACGATCACGGGCTTTTTGTCAGCTGTTTTGGCCACTTTTGCTGCGTTTGTATTGGTGCGATATCGGCGATTTCTGGGGCGGACCATATTTTCTGGCATGGTCAATGCTCCGCTGGTGATGCCCGAGGTAGTGATTGGCTTGTCGCTTTTGTTGTTGATGGTTGGGGCCCAAAATCTCTTTGGCTGGCCTCAGAGGGGCATGCTCACCATCATATTTGGTCACACCCTGCTTGGAATGGCTTATGGCATGGTCGTTATTCAGTCCCGACTTTTGGAAATGGATCGTTCCATTGAGGAGGCCGCAATGGATTTGGGGGCACGACCATTGCAGGTGTTCTTTTTGATAACGGTTCCGAGTATCTTTCAAGCCATCCTCGCTGCCTTCTTGCTGGCCTTCACCCTGTCATTTGACGACGTGGTGATTGCCGAGTTTTTGTCCGGGCCAGGGGTCAATACCTTGCCGCAGGTTATTTTTGGATACGCGCGGCGGGGAATTAACCCGACTATTTATGCGGCGGCCACGCTGTTAATCATTGCAGTCACGACTGTGATTGTTTTTTACAGTGTTTGGGTGGCACGCCAAACCCGACGGCGCGAGCGCGAAATTGCGGCAGCGACTCGGGCAGAGCTCACCGCCTTGAAGCACTAG
- a CDS encoding ABC transporter permease translates to MRKFLLPMPGRRFVIGVPYVWLGVFFFLPFLILLYISFVDMGNDISPFKPLWDAETGMLHLRYENYWSIFRAGDGGVLFETIFIEAYVRSIWYASCTAVLCLLIGYPFAYFIARSAPSLRPALLMMVMLPFWTSFLLRVYAWKGILADQGVLNRMLMYLGITDHPILMLYTDVSMLVGMTYVYLPFMVLPLYANLVKMDFRLIEAAYDLGASPLKAFWLVTVPLSKAGIIAGFMLVFIPSVGEFVIPSLLGGPENIMIGRVVWDEMFTSNNWPRATALAVVMIALIVVPLAIYYHYSGDSADQDK, encoded by the coding sequence ATGCGCAAATTTCTATTGCCAATGCCAGGTCGCCGATTCGTGATTGGCGTGCCTTACGTTTGGCTGGGCGTGTTCTTCTTCCTGCCCTTCCTGATTCTGCTCTATATCAGCTTTGTGGATATGGGCAATGACATCTCCCCGTTCAAGCCCTTGTGGGATGCCGAAACCGGCATGCTTCATCTGAGATATGAAAACTACTGGTCGATCTTTCGCGCGGGCGACGGCGGCGTTTTGTTCGAAACCATATTCATCGAGGCCTATGTCAGGTCTATCTGGTACGCCTCGTGCACAGCGGTTCTGTGTTTGCTGATTGGCTACCCATTTGCCTACTTTATTGCCCGGTCTGCCCCGAGTTTGCGCCCCGCGTTGCTGATGATGGTCATGCTTCCGTTTTGGACGTCATTCTTGTTGCGGGTCTATGCTTGGAAGGGGATATTGGCTGATCAGGGAGTGTTGAACCGGATGTTGATGTATCTGGGCATCACGGATCATCCCATTCTGATGCTCTATACAGATGTCTCCATGTTGGTGGGCATGACTTACGTCTATTTGCCATTCATGGTTTTGCCGCTGTATGCAAATTTAGTGAAAATGGACTTTCGGCTTATTGAAGCAGCGTACGACTTGGGCGCATCCCCGCTAAAAGCATTCTGGTTGGTTACCGTTCCCTTGTCCAAGGCCGGCATCATTGCAGGGTTCATGCTGGTCTTTATCCCGTCCGTTGGGGAGTTCGTGATTCCATCACTTCTGGGGGGACCAGAAAATATCATGATTGGTCGGGTCGTTTGGGATGAGATGTTTACGAGCAACAACTGGCCGAGGGCGACTGCGCTCGCGGTTGTCATGATTGCGCTGATCGTTGTGCCACTCGCCATCTATTACCACTACTCGGGCGACTCCGCCGATCAAGACAAGTGA
- a CDS encoding ABC transporter ATP-binding protein, with product MTESGDKSGYLVTERLVKRFDEAVAVDEVSLSIGKGEIFALLGSSGCGKSTLLRMLAGFEKPTSGRILLGGQDVAGLPPYERPINMMFQSYALFPHLDIWENIAFGLKREGLQRAEIKKRVEEMLELVQLTAFAKRKPHQLSGGQQQRVALARSLAKRPKLLLLDEPLGALDKKLREQTQFELVNIIETVGVTCVMVTHDQQEAMTMANRIAIMSKGRVLQVGTPEAVYEHPANRFVSGFIGNVNLFEGRLSLDEANRCAVETGIGEIQVGHGVSGTLHMPVAIAVRPEKMEISKQRPDVSVNLFTGKVVEIAYLGSYNTYIVIAKDGTRVSITEANTSREDLSQITWEDNVFFWWSDVAGIVLRD from the coding sequence ATGACCGAGTCTGGTGATAAATCTGGCTATTTGGTGACTGAAAGATTGGTGAAGCGCTTTGACGAGGCAGTTGCCGTGGACGAAGTTTCTTTGTCGATTGGCAAAGGTGAAATTTTTGCCCTTCTTGGCAGCTCTGGCTGCGGAAAATCAACACTGCTTCGTATGTTGGCAGGCTTCGAGAAGCCGACTTCGGGCCGGATTCTTCTGGGAGGCCAAGATGTGGCGGGACTGCCCCCGTACGAGCGCCCCATCAACATGATGTTTCAGTCCTACGCCTTGTTCCCGCACCTGGACATTTGGGAAAACATTGCCTTCGGGTTGAAGCGAGAGGGCCTGCAAAGGGCCGAAATTAAAAAACGGGTCGAAGAAATGCTGGAGTTGGTTCAATTGACAGCCTTCGCCAAACGTAAACCGCATCAACTTTCCGGTGGGCAACAGCAACGAGTGGCGCTCGCCCGAAGCTTGGCCAAGCGGCCTAAGTTGTTGCTACTGGATGAGCCACTGGGTGCTCTGGACAAGAAGTTGCGCGAGCAAACCCAGTTTGAACTGGTGAACATTATTGAGACCGTCGGAGTGACGTGCGTCATGGTGACGCACGATCAACAAGAGGCCATGACCATGGCCAATCGCATAGCGATCATGAGCAAGGGGCGGGTGTTGCAAGTCGGTACGCCAGAAGCGGTCTATGAGCACCCGGCGAACAGGTTTGTGTCCGGCTTCATTGGCAATGTGAACCTGTTTGAGGGGCGACTTAGTTTGGACGAGGCCAACCGCTGTGCGGTCGAGACTGGAATCGGCGAGATTCAGGTGGGTCACGGCGTCAGCGGAACCCTTCACATGCCTGTTGCCATTGCGGTCCGTCCTGAAAAAATGGAGATCAGCAAACAGCGTCCGGACGTTTCTGTGAATCTATTTACGGGCAAAGTAGTAGAGATCGCTTATTTGGGCTCGTACAACACCTATATCGTGATTGCCAAAGACGGCACAAGAGTTAGCATCACCGAGGCCAATACATCGCGCGAAGATCTGAGTCAAATCACCTGGGAAGACAATGTGTTCTTTTGGTGGAGCGACGTGGCGGGCATCGTGCTGCGTGATTGA